The Geothrix sp. genome has a window encoding:
- the nrfD gene encoding NrfD/PsrC family molybdoenzyme membrane anchor subunit — MNTLATLAPRRFRPGFWTAVFVVLFLAFCAVTVIRFTKGLGAVTHLSDQFPWGLWIGFDLLCGVGLAAGAFTLTAVVHLFNLKRFEPIVRPTILTGFLGYAFVIVALLLDLGQPWRIWHAIVYWNPHSVMFEVAWCVMLYTTVLAVEFSPVVFERFGLHTPARIIHRLITPLVIIGVILSTLHQSSLGTLYLIVPSKLHPLWYSPMLPLHFYISAIGAGIGMVILESYLSGRAFHRHLEMDLLEPLARGMVVALGIYGLMRLQAINRNHAFGSIRDFGYEGQMFLLEFTLGVILPVILMSFRRLRTNPNWLVGGAFLAVLGFVMNRLNVSITGMEAASGTRYLPSGMEIIVSLGLVATGMAVFAFAVRNFSIFPDGPVADGHRPEEGA, encoded by the coding sequence ATGAACACCCTCGCCACGCTCGCTCCCCGTCGGTTCCGCCCCGGTTTCTGGACGGCCGTCTTCGTCGTGCTCTTCCTGGCCTTCTGCGCCGTCACCGTGATCCGCTTCACCAAGGGGCTCGGCGCCGTCACGCACCTGAGCGACCAGTTCCCCTGGGGCCTCTGGATCGGCTTCGACCTGCTCTGCGGTGTGGGCCTGGCCGCCGGCGCCTTCACGCTGACCGCCGTGGTCCACCTCTTCAACCTCAAGCGCTTCGAGCCCATCGTACGGCCGACCATCCTGACGGGCTTCCTGGGCTATGCCTTCGTGATCGTGGCCCTGCTGCTGGACCTGGGCCAGCCCTGGCGCATCTGGCACGCCATCGTCTACTGGAACCCCCACTCCGTCATGTTCGAAGTGGCCTGGTGCGTGATGCTCTACACCACCGTGCTGGCCGTGGAATTCTCCCCCGTGGTCTTCGAGCGCTTCGGCCTCCATACCCCGGCGCGGATCATCCACCGGCTCATCACTCCGCTCGTCATCATCGGCGTCATCCTCTCGACCCTCCACCAGTCCTCGCTGGGAACGCTCTACCTCATCGTGCCGAGCAAGCTCCATCCGCTCTGGTATTCCCCCATGCTGCCCCTCCACTTCTACATCTCCGCCATCGGCGCGGGCATCGGCATGGTGATCCTGGAGTCCTACCTCAGCGGCCGGGCCTTCCACCGTCATCTGGAGATGGACCTGCTGGAGCCCCTGGCCCGCGGCATGGTCGTGGCCCTCGGCATCTACGGCCTCATGCGGCTTCAGGCCATCAACCGCAACCACGCCTTCGGCAGCATCCGGGACTTCGGCTACGAGGGCCAGATGTTCCTGCTCGAATTCACCTTGGGCGTGATCCTGCCGGTGATCCTGATGTCCTTCCGTCGTCTGCGCACCAATCCGAACTGGCTGGTGGGCGGGGCTTTCCTGGCGGTGCTGGGCTTCGTCATGAACCGCCTGAATGTCAGCATCACGGGCATGGAAGCGGCTTCGGGCACGCGCTACCTGCCCTCGGGCATGGAGATCATCGTCTCGCTGGGCCTGGTGGCCACGGGCATGGCGGTGTTCGCCTTCGCGGTGCGCAACTTCTCCATCTTCCCCGATGGTCCCGTGGCCGATGGCCACCGGCCGGAAGAGGGGGCCTGA
- a CDS encoding ATP-binding protein yields MRTRIGTRLILGAGLSTALVIGGMAVVILRSHTAQLLAERTRSADQLSETIKSATHFDMLENRRENLHRQIRSVGELQEEGIRKVRVFNKEGRIMFSSANEEIGTSLDIRGEACYACHAEGRPLERLEIQARARTFRAPDGTRVLGLINPIPNEPTCSTADCHAHSAKQSLLGVLDVNVSLAEVDREIAHSRAVIAASAILAMLAGSFILWWMNRRLVVEPVAALVAGTRRVGEGDLSTTIPVSGRHELGELAGAFNAMTQRLAETQGQLAQADKLASVGRLAAGVAHEINNPLTGVLSYASLLRKRMEGDASACEDLDVIVRETVRCRGIIRGLLDFARPTAPARKPMDLNEVVRRAVSVVMTQLSLNQVDLSLDLAAELPLAHADANQIQQVAVNLLLNAGDAIGTEGGTIRASTRSGPDGSIELVIKDSGRGIAAEDLPRIFEPFYTTKGNHGTGLGLAVSWGIVEAHGGALEVQSEPGQGTQFTLRIPTAAGPQDTPDGGQPPIPTTT; encoded by the coding sequence ATGCGAACCCGCATCGGCACCCGTCTGATCCTCGGCGCCGGTCTGTCGACGGCGCTGGTGATCGGCGGCATGGCGGTGGTCATCCTGCGGTCGCATACGGCTCAGCTCCTGGCCGAACGAACCCGCAGCGCCGACCAGCTGAGCGAAACGATCAAGAGCGCCACCCACTTCGACATGCTTGAGAACCGCCGGGAGAATCTGCACCGGCAGATCCGCTCCGTGGGCGAGCTCCAGGAGGAGGGCATCCGCAAGGTCCGCGTCTTCAACAAGGAGGGGCGGATCATGTTCTCCTCGGCCAACGAGGAGATCGGCACCAGCCTCGATATCCGGGGCGAGGCCTGCTACGCCTGCCACGCGGAAGGACGGCCGTTGGAGCGCCTGGAAATCCAGGCCCGCGCCCGGACCTTCCGCGCTCCGGACGGAACGCGCGTTCTGGGCCTCATCAACCCCATCCCCAACGAACCGACCTGCTCGACGGCGGACTGCCACGCCCACAGCGCCAAGCAGAGCCTGCTGGGCGTGCTGGATGTGAATGTGTCGCTGGCGGAGGTGGACCGGGAGATCGCCCACAGCCGGGCGGTGATCGCCGCTTCGGCCATCCTCGCCATGCTCGCGGGCAGCTTCATTCTCTGGTGGATGAACCGCCGGCTGGTGGTGGAGCCCGTGGCGGCGCTGGTGGCAGGCACGCGGCGGGTGGGCGAAGGAGATCTTTCGACCACCATCCCCGTGAGCGGTCGCCATGAACTGGGCGAGCTGGCCGGGGCCTTCAACGCCATGACCCAACGGCTGGCCGAGACTCAGGGGCAGCTGGCCCAGGCCGACAAGCTCGCCTCCGTGGGTCGGCTGGCTGCGGGCGTCGCCCATGAGATCAACAACCCGCTGACCGGCGTCCTCAGTTATGCCTCCCTGCTGCGAAAGCGGATGGAGGGTGACGCCTCCGCCTGCGAAGACCTCGATGTGATCGTCCGGGAGACAGTGCGCTGCCGGGGGATCATCCGGGGACTCCTGGATTTCGCCCGCCCCACGGCTCCGGCGCGGAAGCCCATGGACCTCAATGAAGTCGTGCGGCGGGCGGTGTCCGTGGTGATGACGCAGCTGTCGCTGAACCAGGTGGACCTGTCGTTGGACCTGGCGGCGGAACTGCCCCTCGCCCATGCCGATGCCAACCAGATCCAGCAGGTGGCCGTGAACCTGCTGCTCAATGCGGGAGATGCCATCGGCACCGAGGGCGGGACCATCCGGGCCAGCACGCGCTCGGGACCTGACGGCTCCATCGAGCTCGTCATCAAGGACAGCGGACGCGGCATTGCCGCCGAAGACCTGCCCCGCATCTTCGAGCCCTTCTACACCACCAAGGGCAACCATGGCACGGGGCTTGGGCTCGCAGTCAGCTGGGGCATCGTCGAGGCCCACGGCGGCGCCCTCGAGGTACAGAGCGAACCTGGCCAGGGCACCCAATTCACCCTTCGCATTCCTACGGCAGCCGGCCCCCAAGACACCCCGGACGGCGGCCAGCCCCCCATTCCCACCACCACCTAG
- a CDS encoding DUF58 domain-containing protein — protein MPLPARFLARLRRLPLRLRGRLAGGTEGLHPSRFKGAGLTFVENRPYVPGDDPRFINWPLTARAGEPILKRFESSRDLVLWLVVDPSPSMFLGDPVSPLRWALELCGAAFATLQTTGDRLGLIVPGDGRTPALRIAPKRGRIHGLRILETLAERGPSLPTEAAWREALGHWGQHGKGHRLWLFSNGAGLQGLAPLLKPLATRHRLVWFQPEAPEDRQGMTWPDPGFSPTIERQRWDLLEDPVVKLNAWLRAGGA, from the coding sequence ATGCCCCTTCCCGCCCGCTTTCTCGCCCGCCTGCGACGCCTGCCGCTGCGGTTGCGCGGGCGTTTGGCCGGGGGCACGGAGGGCTTGCATCCCTCCCGGTTCAAGGGCGCCGGCCTCACCTTCGTGGAGAACCGGCCCTATGTGCCCGGCGACGATCCCCGCTTCATCAACTGGCCCCTGACAGCCCGGGCCGGCGAGCCCATCCTCAAGCGGTTCGAAAGCAGCCGCGACCTGGTGCTGTGGCTGGTGGTGGATCCCTCGCCGTCCATGTTCCTGGGCGATCCCGTCTCGCCCCTGCGCTGGGCCCTGGAGCTCTGCGGCGCGGCCTTCGCCACCCTGCAGACCACGGGGGATCGCCTGGGCCTGATCGTTCCCGGGGATGGCCGCACGCCCGCCCTGCGCATCGCACCCAAACGGGGGCGCATCCACGGCCTCCGCATCCTCGAGACCCTGGCGGAACGGGGGCCCTCCCTCCCGACCGAGGCCGCCTGGCGTGAGGCGCTCGGCCACTGGGGCCAGCACGGGAAGGGCCACCGCCTCTGGCTCTTCAGCAACGGAGCGGGGTTGCAGGGCCTGGCTCCGCTGCTCAAGCCCCTCGCCACGCGGCATCGCCTGGTGTGGTTCCAACCCGAGGCGCCCGAAGATCGCCAGGGCATGACCTGGCCCGATCCGGGCTTCTCCCCCACCATCGAACGGCAGCGCTGGGATCTGTTGGAGGATCCCGTGGTGAAGCTGAATGCGTGGCTCCGGGCGGGGGGAGCGTGA
- a CDS encoding co-chaperone GroES: MAIKPLSDRVVLKRVDAAETVKGGIIIPDTAKEKPMEAEVVAVGEGKINENGTRNPMSVAAGQKVLIGKYSGTEVKIDGVDHVIVREDEILAIVG; this comes from the coding sequence ATGGCCATCAAGCCTCTGTCCGACCGCGTGGTGCTCAAGCGCGTCGACGCAGCCGAAACCGTCAAGGGCGGCATCATCATCCCCGACACCGCCAAGGAGAAGCCCATGGAGGCTGAAGTGGTGGCCGTCGGCGAGGGCAAGATCAACGAGAACGGCACCCGCAACCCGATGTCCGTGGCGGCTGGCCAGAAAGTGCTGATCGGCAAGTACAGCGGCACGGAAGTGAAGATCGACGGCGTCGATCATGTGATCGTGCGCGAAGACGAGATTCTCGCGATCGTCGGCTAA
- the groL gene encoding chaperonin GroEL (60 kDa chaperone family; promotes refolding of misfolded polypeptides especially under stressful conditions; forms two stacked rings of heptamers to form a barrel-shaped 14mer; ends can be capped by GroES; misfolded proteins enter the barrel where they are refolded when GroES binds): MAKSIIYAEDARQAILRGVNKLADAVQVTLGPKGRNVLIEKKFGSPLMTKDGVTVAKEIELKDKHENMGAQLVREVASKTSDIAGDGTTTATVLARAIYREGIKAVVSGANTMEIKKGIDLAVDTVVAAIDEIKKPVEGNAIAQVGTISANGDAEIGKIIAEAMAKVGKDGVITVEEAKGRDTELTVVEGMQFDRGYLSPYFVTNPDQMKVELENPYILAYEKKVSNMRDLLPLLEQVVNSRRPLLIIAEDVDGEALATLVVNKIRGTLNVAAVKAPGFGDRRKAMLEDIAILTGGKAISEDLGLKLENLTLADLGSAKKIVIDKENTTIVEGAGASEAIQGRVKQIRAQVEVSTSDYDKEKLQERLAKLVGGVAVIKVGAASETEMKEKKARVEDAMHATKAAVEDGIVAGGGVALLRSLTKLAALKLTGDQATGVDIVRKSLEEPLRQIANNAGVEGSVVVNAVREGKDNYGYNAATNEYGDMVKFGVVDPAKVTKSALRNAASVASMMLTTEAIITEIPEPKSAAPAGPGMGGMEDMY; this comes from the coding sequence ATGGCCAAGTCCATCATCTATGCCGAAGATGCCCGCCAGGCGATCCTGCGCGGCGTGAACAAGCTCGCCGACGCGGTGCAGGTCACCCTCGGCCCCAAGGGCCGCAATGTCCTCATCGAGAAGAAGTTCGGCTCCCCGCTCATGACCAAGGACGGCGTCACCGTCGCCAAGGAGATCGAGCTCAAGGACAAGCACGAGAACATGGGCGCCCAGCTGGTGCGTGAGGTCGCCTCCAAGACTTCCGACATCGCCGGCGACGGCACCACCACCGCCACCGTGCTGGCCCGCGCCATCTACCGCGAGGGCATCAAGGCCGTCGTGAGCGGCGCCAACACCATGGAGATCAAGAAGGGCATCGACCTCGCCGTCGATACCGTCGTGGCCGCCATCGACGAGATCAAGAAGCCCGTCGAGGGCAACGCCATCGCCCAGGTCGGCACCATCTCCGCCAACGGCGACGCCGAGATCGGCAAGATCATCGCGGAAGCCATGGCCAAGGTCGGCAAGGACGGCGTCATCACGGTGGAAGAGGCCAAGGGCCGCGACACCGAGCTGACCGTGGTCGAGGGCATGCAGTTCGACCGTGGCTACCTCAGCCCCTACTTCGTGACCAACCCCGACCAGATGAAGGTCGAGCTGGAGAACCCCTACATTCTCGCCTACGAGAAGAAGGTCTCCAACATGCGCGACCTCCTGCCCCTGCTGGAGCAGGTCGTCAACAGCCGCCGCCCCCTGCTGATCATCGCCGAGGATGTGGACGGCGAAGCGCTGGCCACCCTCGTGGTGAACAAGATCCGCGGCACCCTGAATGTGGCCGCCGTGAAGGCTCCCGGCTTCGGCGACCGCCGCAAGGCCATGCTGGAAGACATCGCCATCCTGACGGGCGGCAAGGCCATCAGCGAGGACCTGGGCCTCAAGCTCGAGAACCTCACGCTGGCTGACCTCGGCAGCGCCAAGAAGATCGTCATCGACAAGGAGAACACCACCATCGTCGAGGGCGCCGGTGCCAGCGAGGCCATCCAGGGCCGCGTGAAGCAGATCCGCGCCCAGGTCGAGGTCTCCACCAGCGACTACGACAAGGAGAAGCTGCAGGAGCGTCTGGCCAAGCTCGTGGGCGGCGTCGCCGTGATCAAGGTGGGCGCGGCTTCCGAGACCGAGATGAAGGAGAAGAAGGCCCGCGTGGAAGATGCCATGCACGCCACCAAGGCCGCCGTGGAAGACGGCATCGTGGCTGGCGGCGGCGTCGCGCTGCTCCGCAGCCTGACCAAGCTCGCCGCGCTGAAGCTCACCGGCGACCAGGCCACCGGCGTGGACATCGTCCGCAAGTCCCTGGAGGAGCCCCTCCGCCAGATCGCCAACAACGCCGGCGTCGAAGGCTCCGTGGTCGTCAACGCCGTCCGCGAGGGCAAGGACAACTACGGCTACAACGCCGCCACCAACGAGTACGGCGACATGGTCAAGTTCGGCGTCGTCGATCCCGCCAAGGTGACCAAGTCCGCCCTGCGCAACGCCGCCTCCGTGGCCTCCATGATGCTGACCACCGAAGCCATCATCACCGAGATCCCCGAGCCCAAGTCCGCGGCTCCCGCGGGCCCCGGCATGGGCGGCATGGAAGACATGTATTAA
- a CDS encoding response regulator, with translation MTALLIIIMFVAFVGIDFLVRTSLRRMHEKRERQAREAVLNTSIRLDFTHEAKSLKRVEVPNPKARIIAVDDEAVVLDSFRRILVLEGYSVDTVEHGPEALGLIQRNDYDFLFTDLKMPDMDGVDVVKAAKHLRPDVDVVVITGYGSIETAVQTLQQGACEYVQKPFTADELAEFAKKLLIKRTARIEAQRRPNVRVVAPEMAEVVSASEFCVPGGAFLSAGHAWVRIEPEGQIRVGIDDFVRKALGAVKTVVLPERGKVVKQGDPLFTLKGATGEVHVAAPLSGRIEHDNAGLLTDPGELMHSPYDRGWVCLMTPSDLAGELPALKIGQPVIDWYQDEITRLRTSDKPQAAGTDALDWAAFEQQFLGAEARVHA, from the coding sequence ATGACCGCCCTTTTGATCATCATCATGTTCGTTGCCTTCGTGGGCATCGACTTCCTGGTGCGTACGAGCCTCCGCCGCATGCACGAGAAACGGGAACGCCAGGCCCGCGAGGCGGTCTTGAACACCTCGATCCGCCTGGACTTCACCCATGAGGCCAAGAGCCTCAAGCGCGTGGAGGTGCCCAATCCCAAGGCCCGGATCATCGCCGTGGACGATGAGGCGGTGGTGCTCGACTCCTTCCGCCGCATCCTGGTCCTGGAGGGCTACAGTGTCGACACCGTGGAGCACGGCCCGGAGGCTCTGGGCCTGATCCAGCGGAACGACTACGACTTCCTCTTCACCGACCTCAAGATGCCGGACATGGATGGCGTGGATGTGGTGAAGGCGGCGAAGCACCTGCGCCCCGATGTGGATGTGGTCGTCATCACCGGCTACGGCAGCATCGAGACCGCGGTCCAGACGCTCCAGCAGGGTGCCTGCGAGTATGTGCAGAAGCCCTTCACCGCCGACGAGCTGGCGGAGTTCGCCAAGAAGCTGCTCATCAAGCGCACGGCGCGCATCGAAGCTCAGCGCCGTCCCAATGTGCGCGTGGTCGCTCCTGAAATGGCCGAGGTCGTGTCTGCCAGCGAATTCTGCGTGCCCGGCGGTGCCTTCCTGTCGGCGGGCCATGCGTGGGTCCGGATCGAGCCCGAAGGCCAGATCCGCGTGGGCATCGATGATTTCGTGCGCAAGGCCCTGGGTGCCGTGAAGACGGTGGTGCTTCCCGAGCGGGGCAAGGTCGTGAAGCAGGGTGATCCTCTCTTCACCCTGAAGGGGGCCACGGGCGAGGTCCATGTGGCCGCGCCCCTCAGCGGCCGCATCGAGCACGACAACGCGGGCCTGCTCACGGATCCCGGCGAGCTCATGCACAGCCCCTATGACCGGGGCTGGGTCTGCCTGATGACGCCCTCCGACCTGGCTGGGGAACTTCCCGCCCTGAAGATCGGCCAACCCGTCATCGACTGGTACCAGGACGAGATCACCCGTCTGCGGACCTCCGACAAGCCGCAGGCTGCAGGCACGGATGCGTTGGACTGGGCGGCCTTCGAGCAGCAGTTCCTGGGGGCGGAGGCCCGAGTTCACGCCTAG
- a CDS encoding 4Fe-4S dicluster domain-containing protein, whose translation MGMGLLFDATRCIGCGACSSACKEQNKLPGKVEEVLTAYTWTTVQEREGLNVRRMCMHCEVPTCASVCPVAALKKTPEGPVVYDAERCMGCRYCMMACPFEIPKYQWDRPVPVVGKCILCAGRLKEGKPTACAEACPAEATIFGKKEDLIWEARTRIRQKPGAYVDHIYGLTEAGGTSVMMISSAPFDKLGLKSNLPADPPAMRTWQVLSNIPDFVGVWGVFLYGVHWITARRVDVAKAESNGNGHNHGREDRS comes from the coding sequence ATGGGCATGGGCCTTCTCTTCGACGCTACGCGCTGCATCGGATGCGGCGCCTGCAGCTCCGCGTGCAAGGAGCAGAACAAGCTACCGGGCAAGGTAGAGGAGGTGTTGACGGCCTATACCTGGACCACGGTCCAGGAACGGGAAGGCCTCAATGTCCGCCGCATGTGCATGCACTGCGAGGTGCCGACCTGCGCCTCCGTCTGCCCCGTCGCCGCCCTGAAGAAAACGCCCGAGGGACCGGTGGTCTACGATGCCGAGCGCTGCATGGGCTGCCGTTACTGCATGATGGCCTGCCCCTTCGAGATCCCGAAGTACCAGTGGGACCGGCCGGTGCCCGTGGTGGGGAAGTGCATCCTGTGCGCCGGGCGCCTGAAGGAGGGCAAGCCCACGGCCTGCGCCGAGGCCTGCCCGGCCGAGGCCACCATCTTCGGCAAGAAGGAGGATCTGATCTGGGAGGCCCGGACGCGCATCCGGCAGAAGCCGGGCGCCTATGTGGACCACATCTACGGACTCACCGAGGCCGGCGGCACCTCGGTGATGATGATTTCCAGCGCTCCCTTCGACAAGCTGGGCCTCAAGTCGAACCTGCCCGCCGATCCCCCGGCCATGCGCACTTGGCAGGTGCTCTCCAACATTCCCGATTTCGTGGGCGTATGGGGCGTCTTCCTCTACGGCGTCCACTGGATCACGGCCCGCCGCGTGGATGTGGCCAAGGCGGAATCCAACGGCAACGGACACAACCACGGTCGGGAGGACCGGTCATGA
- a CDS encoding YggS family pyridoxal phosphate-dependent enzyme produces the protein MSLAERIEGLRARIRRACEAADRDPGGVELLPVSKKQPLALIQEAAALGFGRFGENYVQEGADKAAAAPDLAFVLLGPLQRNKAKPALQHFAEIQSLDRPELAERLRHLAGELGVVRPVWIQVDLWDEATKLGGCAEADLPQLLAALSGDPHLPLRGLMAIPPPDDGAAFTQLAALRERLQQELGLPLRLSMGMSADLEAAVTAGSDQIRIGTAFFGERRY, from the coding sequence GTGAGCCTGGCCGAGCGCATCGAGGGGCTGCGGGCCCGCATCCGCCGCGCCTGCGAGGCGGCGGACCGCGACCCGGGCGGCGTCGAGCTGCTGCCGGTCTCCAAGAAGCAGCCCCTGGCCCTGATCCAGGAGGCCGCGGCCCTCGGCTTCGGCCGCTTCGGCGAGAACTATGTGCAAGAAGGCGCCGACAAGGCCGCCGCGGCGCCGGACCTCGCCTTCGTGCTCCTGGGGCCCCTCCAACGGAACAAGGCCAAGCCGGCCCTCCAGCATTTCGCGGAAATCCAGAGCCTCGACCGCCCCGAACTCGCCGAACGCCTGCGCCATCTGGCCGGAGAGCTCGGCGTCGTGCGGCCCGTCTGGATCCAGGTGGACCTCTGGGACGAGGCCACCAAGCTGGGCGGTTGTGCAGAGGCCGATCTGCCCCAGCTGCTCGCGGCCCTGAGCGGCGATCCGCATCTCCCCCTCCGCGGCCTCATGGCCATCCCGCCTCCAGACGACGGGGCCGCCTTCACCCAGCTGGCGGCCCTGCGCGAGCGCCTTCAGCAGGAGCTCGGCCTGCCCTTGCGCCTCAGCATGGGCATGAGCGCCGACCTCGAAGCCGCCGTGACGGCCGGCTCCGATCAGATCCGCATCGGCACCGCGTTCTTCGGTGAGCGCCGGTACTGA
- a CDS encoding VWA domain-containing protein, with protein MIGLRHPLLLLVAVPLVIWAWRVVYRWGIPASRPSGRLARLSSHWLPPLVALTLGLAAAGPEWRRPLRGLAPVVDFAVVLDGSSSMQILDRPDEDRWHAARRTLAQFVLRRPEDRFALVLFSAHPVTLSPLTSDHTRLLRMLARLDLDSRDDGTAIGSPLMTAVRRLEDSPARSRVILLITDGVQNRGRVTPQEAAEEAHHNGIRIHTVALGTDGESLVPLEGGGFARLRVEVDHATLKEIAHLTGGESFSAEDPGGLARSLAAVDQLEKTLLPVDPPTEGQPLARWCLLAAALLILPLALDLAFKRGRPRPAWVVGP; from the coding sequence ATGATCGGCCTGCGCCATCCCCTGCTGCTGCTGGTGGCCGTGCCCCTGGTGATCTGGGCCTGGCGCGTGGTCTACCGCTGGGGAATCCCCGCTTCGCGTCCCTCGGGTCGCCTGGCGCGGCTCAGTTCCCACTGGCTGCCTCCGCTGGTGGCTCTGACCCTGGGCTTGGCCGCAGCCGGTCCTGAATGGCGACGCCCCCTGCGAGGCCTCGCTCCCGTGGTGGATTTCGCGGTGGTGCTCGATGGCAGCAGCAGCATGCAGATTCTCGACCGGCCGGACGAGGATCGCTGGCACGCGGCCCGCCGCACCCTCGCCCAGTTCGTCCTGCGGCGTCCCGAGGACCGCTTCGCGCTGGTGCTCTTCAGCGCCCACCCGGTGACCCTCAGCCCCCTCACCTCGGATCACACGCGCCTGCTGCGGATGCTGGCCCGGCTCGACCTCGACAGCCGGGACGACGGCACGGCCATCGGCTCGCCCCTCATGACCGCCGTGCGCCGCCTGGAGGACAGCCCCGCCCGGAGCCGGGTCATCCTGCTCATCACCGACGGCGTCCAGAACCGCGGCCGGGTCACGCCCCAGGAGGCGGCGGAGGAAGCCCACCACAACGGCATCCGCATCCATACGGTGGCCCTGGGCACCGACGGCGAGAGCCTGGTGCCCCTGGAGGGCGGCGGCTTCGCGCGTCTCCGCGTGGAAGTGGACCACGCCACGCTCAAGGAGATCGCCCACCTCACGGGCGGGGAGTCCTTCAGCGCCGAGGATCCGGGCGGACTCGCCCGCAGCCTGGCCGCGGTGGATCAATTGGAGAAGACCCTCCTGCCCGTGGATCCACCCACCGAGGGCCAGCCCCTGGCCCGCTGGTGCCTGCTGGCCGCCGCCCTGCTGATCCTCCCGCTGGCCCTCGACCTCGCCTTCAAGCGGGGTCGCCCGCGGCCCGCCTGGGTGGTGGGACCATGA
- a CDS encoding DUF4139 domain-containing protein, producing MRPALLLAVLPSLLAAQESVTTLKDQKGLAVTIYNDNLALVKDLREVRLPRGEARLAFQEVSAQIRPETALLRNLTAPKDFWVAEQNFDFDLLTPQKLLEKYVGEKVTVVRTVPNDSGAGSKEVREEATVLATNNGTVLQFADRIETSVPGRLIYPKVPGNLRARPTLVITLNSGADRAQQLELSYLTGGLSWRADYVANLASDEKTLDLSGWVTLTNQSGAAYPNATLQLVAGDVNRAKERPDRAYAVGAMMERAIAPAPKMAEESLFEYHLYTLDRPTTLAVNQTKQVALLSASGVPVRKEYLLRGQTYYYSGSYGDLGEKQKVGVFVEFDNKESSRLGMPLPKGILRVYKRDSEGRAQFVGEDNVDHTPKNELVRLKLGDAFDVTAKRKQTDYKSLGRQGKFGSVHESAFEIVLKNAKKESVTVSVLEPLPGDWEILQSSHPAVKEAAGTARFKVTVPAEGSATLTYRVRVKW from the coding sequence ATGCGCCCTGCCCTGCTGCTCGCTGTCCTGCCGTCGCTTCTGGCCGCCCAGGAATCCGTCACCACGCTCAAGGACCAGAAGGGCCTGGCGGTGACGATCTACAACGACAACTTGGCCCTGGTGAAGGACCTGCGGGAGGTACGGCTGCCCAGGGGCGAGGCCCGGCTGGCCTTCCAGGAGGTCTCGGCCCAGATCCGACCCGAGACGGCCCTGTTGCGCAACCTCACGGCCCCGAAGGATTTCTGGGTGGCGGAGCAGAACTTCGACTTCGACCTGCTCACCCCTCAGAAGCTGCTGGAAAAATATGTCGGCGAGAAAGTAACGGTGGTGCGCACCGTGCCCAACGACTCCGGCGCGGGGTCGAAGGAGGTGCGAGAGGAGGCCACGGTGCTGGCCACCAACAACGGCACCGTGCTGCAGTTCGCCGACCGCATCGAGACCAGCGTGCCCGGCCGCCTCATCTATCCGAAGGTGCCCGGCAACCTGCGCGCCCGGCCCACCCTCGTCATCACCCTCAACAGCGGCGCAGACCGGGCCCAGCAGCTGGAGCTGAGCTACCTCACGGGCGGCCTCTCCTGGCGTGCCGACTATGTGGCCAACCTCGCTTCCGACGAGAAGACCTTGGATCTCAGCGGCTGGGTGACCCTCACCAACCAGAGCGGGGCCGCCTATCCCAACGCGACCCTCCAGTTGGTGGCGGGGGATGTGAACCGGGCCAAGGAGCGGCCCGACCGGGCCTATGCCGTGGGTGCCATGATGGAGAGGGCCATTGCGCCGGCACCCAAGATGGCCGAGGAAAGCCTCTTCGAATACCACCTCTACACCCTGGACCGCCCCACCACCCTGGCCGTGAACCAGACCAAACAGGTGGCCCTGCTGAGCGCCAGCGGCGTGCCGGTGCGCAAGGAGTACCTGCTCCGGGGCCAGACCTACTACTACTCCGGCAGCTACGGCGACCTGGGCGAGAAGCAGAAGGTGGGCGTCTTCGTCGAGTTCGACAACAAGGAATCCAGCCGCCTGGGCATGCCCCTGCCCAAGGGCATCCTCCGCGTCTACAAGCGCGACAGCGAAGGCCGCGCCCAGTTCGTGGGCGAAGACAATGTGGACCACACGCCCAAGAACGAGCTGGTGCGCCTGAAGCTGGGAGACGCCTTCGATGTGACCGCCAAGCGCAAGCAGACCGACTACAAGAGCCTGGGCCGCCAGGGGAAGTTCGGCAGCGTCCACGAAAGCGCCTTCGAGATCGTGCTGAAGAACGCCAAGAAGGAATCCGTCACCGTGAGCGTGCTGGAGCCCCTGCCGGGCGACTGGGAAATTCTGCAAAGCAGCCACCCCGCCGTCAAAGAAGCTGCCGGAACGGCCCGGTTCAAGGTGACCGTGCCCGCCGAAGGCAGCGCCACCTTGACCTATCGGGTGCGGGTGAAGTGGTAG